A genomic region of Arachis hypogaea cultivar Tifrunner chromosome 5, arahy.Tifrunner.gnm2.J5K5, whole genome shotgun sequence contains the following coding sequences:
- the LOC112802097 gene encoding uncharacterized protein, with amino-acid sequence MAHKPSSSLCASPSPKVSEEMDPQHAEETLHFFTVMGAATLVPDPCNARGFFDDFLRSFITVDLIQRGRITCTILAKSPICNGYGTLHGGAVASLVDILSHACARTVVVEDKELFLGETSISYLSATPIDEAVVANASVVKSGRNLTVVALDFKLKKTENSVYICHSTYYNMPASSL; translated from the exons ATGGCGCACAAACCTTCTTCTTCTCTGTGTGCGTCTCCATCACCTAAAGTTTCTGAGGAAATGGACCCTCAACATGCTGAAGAGACCTTGCACTTCTTCACCGTTATGGGTGCCGCCACTCTTGTCCCAGATCCCTGCAACGCGCGTGGATTCTTCGACGATTTCCTTCGCAGCTTCATCACCGTTGATCTCATCCAACGGGGACGAATCACTTGCACTATCCTCGCCAAATCCCCTATCTGT AATGGGTATGGAACACTCCATGGAGGGGCCGTTGCGTCCTTGGTTGATATTTTATCCCATGCTTGTGCTAGAACTGTTGTTGTAGAGGACAAGGAGCTTTTCCTCGGAGAAACTAGCATTTCTTACCTCTCTGCCACTCCAATAGAT GAAGCAGTGGTAGCTAATGCTTCAGTGGTGAAGAGTGGAAGAAATTTGACTGTAGTTGCACTTGACTTCAAGCTCAAGAAAACTGAAAATTCTGTCTATATTTGTCATTCTACCTACTATAACATGCCAGCTTCTAGTCTATGA
- the LOC112802096 gene encoding cell division protein FtsY homolog, chloroplastic, protein MASSSSSMCASYSSVISRPFYNSQPQFAFFCNGKLGSVPDSGGRFRCMAGQTGFFTKLGRLIKEKAKSDVEKIFSGGFTKTRKNLAVIDELLLYWNLSDTDRVLDELEEALLVSDFGPKITIKIVENLREDILSGKLKSGTEIKEALKQNVLDLLTTKGSKTELQLGFRKPAVIMIVGVNGGGKTTSLGKLAYRLKKEGAKILMAAGDTFRAAAGDQLEIWAERTDCEIVRAESEKAKASSVLTQAVKKGKELGFDIVLCDTSGRLHTNYSLMEELISCKKAVSKVVAGAPNEILLVLDGTTGLNMLPQAREFNEVVGVTGLILTKLDGSARGGCVVSVVDELGIPVKFVGVGERVEDLQPFDAEAFVNAIFS, encoded by the exons atggcttcttcttcttcttcgatgtGCGCTTCTTACTCTTCAGTAATCTCGAGACCTTTTTATAATTCTCAACCGCAATTCGCGTTCTTCTGTAACGGGAAACTCGGTTCGGTTCCCGATTCGGGTGGGCGGTTCAGGTGTATGGCTGGTCAAACCGGATTCTTCACGAAGCTTGGGAGGCTAATAAAGGAGAAGGCGAAGAGCGACGTTGAGAAGATATTCTCCGGCGGGTTCACGAAGACGCGGAAAAACCTCGCCGTCATCGACGAGCTTCTTCTCTATTGGAATCTCTCCGACACCGATCGAGTACTCGACGAGCTCGAAGAG GCTCTTTTGGTGTCTGATTTTGGACCAAAAATCACTATTAAGATAGTGGAGAATTTGCGTGAGGATATATTGTCAGGGAAGCTCAAATCAGGCACTGAGATAAAG GAAGCACTGAAACAGAATGTCTTGGATTTGTTGACGACTAAGGGGAGTAAAACTGAACTTCAACTTGGATTCAG GAAGCCAGCTGTAATAATGATAGTTGGTGTTAATGGTGGTGGAAAGACAACATCTCTGG GAAAGCTGGCGTATAGACTGAAGAAAGAAGGGGCAAAG ATACTGATGGCTGCTGGTGATACATTTAGAGCAGCTGCTGGTGATCAGCTAGAGATATGGGCTGAAAGGACTGATTGTGAGATTGTTAGGGCTGAATCAGAGAAAGCCAAAGCATCATCAG TGCTTACACAAGCtgtgaaaaagggaaaagaacTAGGTTTCGATATTGTTTTATGCGATACATCTGGAC GTTTACACACTAATTACAGCCTAATGGAAGAATTGATTTCTTGTAAAAAGGCAGTGAGCAAAGTCGTTGCTGGTGCCCCTAAT GAGATCCTACTGGTTCTGGATGGAACTACAGGTTTGAATATGCTGCCACAGGCAAGAGAGTTCAATGAG GTTGTAGGTGTTACGGGTTTAATTTTGACCAAGCTGGATGGTTCTGCAAGAGGCGGCTGTGTG GTCAGTGTTGTTGATGAGCTTGGAATCCCAGTTAAATTTGTGGGTGTTGGTGAACGTGTAGAAGACCTTCAACCCTTTGATGCAGAGGCCTTTGTCAATGCCATCTTTTCGTAA
- the LOC112802099 gene encoding uncharacterized protein, which translates to MKKALTPWRCRRKGCLVGRRVFEISLSPQGQYASSSSLSLSVRDHFPSSIAVTSDSSVSFTCLPPLPSMGSRFKKLVASENVRESLSKWQRRVKDKQSSHQALVSETSPSSDSDQCCRVCLSILVFCWGKDIDTENYGS; encoded by the exons ATGAAGAAAGCGTTGACCCCGTGGCGTTGCCGTCGCAAAGGTTGCTTGGTCGGCCGTCGTGTCTTTGagatctctctctctccccaaGGTCAATATGCTTCTTCGAGCTCTCTGTCGCTCTCTGTTCGAGATCACTTCCCTTCTTCCATTGCCGTCACTTCCGATTCCTCCGTCTCCTTCACTTGCCTTCCTCCTTTGCCGTCG ATGGGGTCAAGGTTCAAGAAGTTAGTGGCGTCAGAGAATGTGAGAGAATCATTGTCTAAATGGCAGAGAAGAGTGAAGGACAAACAGAGTTCCCATCAAGCACTGGTTTCTGAAACATCTCCATCATCAGATTCTG ATCAATGCTGCAGAGTTTGTTTGTCCATTTTGGTTTTTTGCTGGGGCAAAGACATTGATACAGAAAATTATGGATCTTAA
- the LOC112799782 gene encoding BON1-associated protein 2-like, with protein MGLSSRTIEITVISGENVHVKEESYVVVRAESLKSCTTKSAKNTDIIINNNHTSSLISWNEKLLLEIPMHARSITFEVQCKNSRASSARPVGMARIAISDILLLGGSGFGSDSDVDNNVLSYRLRDWDGRRNGVIHFSVTTAKITAAVEEEVEPPVKGLVEDHMKKNNKNYNEVVLGVPLWWNPNII; from the coding sequence ATGGGGCTAAGCTCACGAACTATAGAGATTACTGTTATTTCCGGTGAAAACGTTCATGTGAAGGAGGAATCATACGTCGTCGTTCGAGCTGAGTCACTCAAATCTTGCACAacaaaatcagccaaaaacactgACATTATCATCAACAATAATCATACCTCAAGTTTGATTTCATGGAACGAGAAGTTATTGCTTGAGATTCCAATGCATGCAAGGTCCATTACATTTGAGGTTCAATGCAAGAATTCAAGAGCAAGTAGTGCTAGACCGGTTGGGATGGCAAGGATTGCTATTTCGGATATATTATTGTTGGGTGGTTCAGGGTTCGGTAGCGACAGCGACGTCGACAATAATGTGTTGAGTTATAGGTTGAGGGACTGGGATGGACGGAGAAATGGAGTTATTCATTTTTCCGTAACGACTGCGAAGATCACGGCCGCCGTGGAAGAAGAAGTGGAGCCGCCGGTGAAGGGTTTGGTTGAGGATCACatgaagaagaataataagaACTACAATGAAGTTGTTCTTGGTGTTCCTTTATGGTGGAACCCCAATATTATTTGA